The following proteins are encoded in a genomic region of Liolophura sinensis isolate JHLJ2023 chromosome 7, CUHK_Ljap_v2, whole genome shotgun sequence:
- the LOC135470215 gene encoding IgGFc-binding protein-like: MALWMSTDHVEQRRHTVLSRSEFPDKFWNLLLILIFSCQVVVESKGEFDYLAVFLPQDESARFGGFNLLEISAKQDTVVFIEVPYLNLRDTYTIYAGKPKTFSYPNRLRTALQEFHSKKAVHIRSSRRVTIKGMNALATSADSFLALPITQDFTHFRTISYTQSNVIPRCVLTITSLLGKNSVNIASTRQAFFRYRERYYRNGETLRIKLDGLEVVQVESYDVTGLLVTSYTPVAVYSGCNCVSVPRFSRDCDHIVEQMPPLTTWGTEFVSGAITPRQSGEIFRVLSSCNATQLRVNGHGYGAVNEGEFLEFKSKALDVTRIECSNPCLVALFIQGNSVDNRAGDPAMTVLPHTGQWVSSVSVSWSIHEERQTEVSRILSPMTHYVMVITKSAHKAGILMDGKVLGTGRRWTGIPNTNYSVSVFLQDLGKHQIQHINPRIKFGLISYGLGAGVSYAHPGDLDLEPNPARGCKITNIPGPADLRSETLPDVEVQRYDNLPVVISLACLCVVLVAIMIFSVKIILRLRRSVLQLQRQEKIIIVPRSNRAFQPTIDRNVSTAPYNGSRGVNDRLPVTPPPYIEILDDP, translated from the exons ATGGCGTTATGGATGTCAACTGATCACGTGGAACAAAGGCGACATACAGTGTTGAGTCGATCTGAGTTCCCCGATAAATTCTGGAATCTATTGCTGATTTTAATATTCAGCTGTCAAG TGGTGGTAGAGAGCAAAGGGGAATTTGATTACCTGGCCGTGTTTCTGCCTCAAGACGAGAGCGCACGTTTTGGAGGGTTCAATTTACTGGAAATCTCTGCAAAGCAGGACACCGTCGTTTTCATAGAAGTGCCGTACCTGAATTTACGGGACACATACACGATTTACGCTGGCAAACCCAAAACGTTCTCCTATCCGAATAGACTGCGGACAGCCCTACAGGAATTTCACTCCAAAAAGGCAGTCCACATCCGATCGTCACGACGCGTGACAATAAAAGGTATGAATGCCTTGGCGACGTCAGCTGACAGTTTTCTGGCCCTCCCTATTACTCAGGACTTTACACACTTTAGGACAATTTCTTATACTCAGTCAAACGTGATCCCACGATGTGTACTAACAATCACTTCTTTGCTAGGAAAGAACAGTGTTAACATCGCCTCCACAAGACAGGCATTTTTCCGCTACAGGGAACGCTATTACAGGAATGGAGAAACGTTGCGAATCAAACTGGATGGCCTGGAAGTAGTCCAGGTGGAAAGTTATGACGTCACCGGGCTGCTCGTGACGTCGTACACTCCTGTGGCCGTGTATTCCGGGTGTAACTGTGTATCGGTTCCACGATTCTCTAGGGACTGTGATCACATCGTAGAACAAATGCCCCCACTTACCACATGGGGTACTGAGTTTGTGTCTGGTGCCATAACTCCCAGACAAAGCGGAGAAATTTTCCGGGTGTTGTCTTCGTGCAACGCAACACAGTTGCGGGTAAACGGTCACGGTTATGGCGCGGTCAACGAAGGCGAATTCCTTGAGTTTAAAAGTAAAGCTCTGGATGTTACAAGAATAGAGTGCAGCAATCCGTGCCTTGTGGCTCTGTTTATCCAGGGAAACTCAGTGGATAACAGGGCTGGCGATCCAGCCATGACAGTTTTGCCGCACACGGGACAATGGGTGTCCTCAGTTAGCGTATCCTGGAGTATACACGAGGAGAGACAAACAGAGGTCTCGCGGATACTGAGCCCTATGACCCATTATGTGATGGTGATAACGAAGTCTGCTCACAAGGCAGGGATTCTAATGGACGGCAAAGTTCTTGGGACTGGGCGGAGGTGGACGGGAATCCCCAACACGAATTATTCAGTGTCAGTCTTTCTGCAAGATCTTGGAAAACATCAAATACAACATATTAATCCTCGTATAAAGTTTGGACTAATCTCATATGGACTTGGTGCCGGGGTGTCCTACGCTCACCCAGGAGACTTGGACTTGGAACCTAACCCTGCCCGAGGCTGTAAAATAACCAACATTCCAG GGCCAGCCGATCTCCGCAGTGAAACTTTGCCAGATGTGGAGGTGCAGCGTTATGATAACTTGCCTGTAG TGATTTCGTTGGCATGCCTCTGTGTGGTACTTGTGGCGATCATGATTTTCTCCGTGAAAATTATTCTCAG ATTAAGAAGAAGCGTTCTTCAACTTCAACGACAAGAAAAAATCATCATCGTGCCCAGATCGAACCGTGCATTTCAACCGACGATTGACAGAAACGTTTCAACTGCCCCATATAATGGAAGCAGAGGCGTAAATGACAGGCTCCCAGTAACCCCGCCTCCATATATTGAAATACTGGACGACCCTTGA